The Phoenix dactylifera cultivar Barhee BC4 chromosome 12, palm_55x_up_171113_PBpolish2nd_filt_p, whole genome shotgun sequence genome has a window encoding:
- the LOC103705066 gene encoding probable glycerol-3-phosphate dehydrogenase [NAD(+)] 1, cytosolic, with translation MVGSVVGVHSSPHPNGSVHYSNGAEEKLDELRRLLGKSEGDPLKIVGIGAGAWGSVFVSLLQDAYGHCRDKVHLRIWRRPGRPVDRFAAEHLFEVINSREDVLRRLIRRCAYLKYVEGRLGDRTLYADEILRDGFCLNMIDTPLCPLKVVTNLQEAVWDADIVVNGLPSTETREVFEEIGRYWKERTRDPIVISLAKGIEAALDPVPHIITPTQMISHTTGVPIENILYLGGPNIASEIYNKEYANARICGADKWRKPLAKFLRQPHFIVWDNSDLITHEVMGGLKNVYAIGAGMVAALTNESATSKSVYFAHCTSEMIFITHLLAEEPAKLAGPLLADTYVTLLKGRNAWYGQMLAKGELSLDMGDSIKGKGTIQGVSAVDAFYELLSQSSLSVLHPEENKSVAPVELCPILKTLYKILIKRELSTQAILQALRDETMHDPRDRIEMAQSHALYRPSLLGQP, from the exons ATGGTCGGAAGTGTGGTAGGAGTCCACAGTTCTCCTCACCCCAATGGGTCTGTTCACTACTCCAATGGTGCGGAGGAGAAACTCGATGAGCTCCGTCGGCTGCTCGGCAAATCAGAAGGCGATCCGCTAAAGATTGTTGGCATTGGTGCTGGTGCTTGGGGCAGTGTCTTTGTTTCCCTGCTGCAGGATGCCTATGGCCACTGCCGCGATAAGGTCCATTTAAGAATATGGAGAAGGCCTGGGAGACCTGTTGATAGGTTTGCTGCAGAGCATCTCTTTGAGGTGATCAATTCGAGGGAGGATGTCTTGAGGCGTTTGATCCGGCGATGTGCTTACTTGAAATATGTTGAGGGGAGGCTGGGGGATCGCACACTGTATGCAGATGAGATCCTCAGGGATGGCTTCTGCTTGAACATGATTGACACGCCGCTTTGTCCGCTGAAGGTTGTGACGAATTTGCAGGAGGCAGTCTGGGATGCCGACATCGTGGTGAATGGTTTACCATCGACGGAGACACGGGAGGTGTTTGAGGAGATTGGTAGGTATTGGAAGGAGAGGACAAGGGATCCAATTGTAATATCTTTGGCAAAGGGTATAGAGGCAGCTCTGGATCCGGTTCCGCATATAATAACTCCTACACAAATGATTAGCCATACAA CTGGGGTTCCAATTGAGAACATTCTGTATCTTGGAGGCCCAAATATCGCTTCAGAGATTTATAACAAGGAATATGCTAATGCTCGAATATGTGGAGCTGATAAGTGGAGGAAACCCCTCGCTAAGTTTTTGAGGCAGCCACATTTCATTGTGTGGGACAACAGTGATCTCATCACACACGAGGTTATGGGAGGACTGAAGAATGTGTACGCCATTGGTGCTG GGATGGTAGCGGCTCTAACCAACGAGAGTGCAACAAGCAAATCAGTATATTTTGCACACTGCACATCTGAAATGATATTCATCACTCACCTATTGGCAGAAGAACCAGCAAAACTTGCTGGTCCGTTGCTTGCGGACACTTATGTAACCTTGTTGAAAGGTCGCAATGCTTGGTATGGACAGATGTTAGCCAAGGGTGAACTAAGTCTGGACATGGGTGATAGCATCAAAGGAAAAGGGACCATTCAG GGTGTTTCTGCTGTTGATGCGTTTTACGAACTCCTAAGTCAATCCAGCTTAAGTGTGCTACATCCTGAAGAGAACAAGTCTGTTGCTCCTGTTGAGCTGTGCCCCATCCTGAAAACACTTTACAAGATATTGATTAAAAG GGAACTTTCAACACAGGCAATTCTTCAGGCATTAAGAGATGAGACCATGCATGATCCTCGTGACCGAATTGAGATGGCACAGAGCCATGCTCTCTACAGACCGTCACTTCTTGGCCAACCTTGA
- the LOC103705065 gene encoding WD repeat-containing protein 55-like — translation MEINLGKLPFDLDFHPSSPLVASGLINGDLHLYRYAADSQPQRLLEINAHVESCRAVRFVDSGRVILTGSPDCSILATDVETGTAIARLEDAHGDAVNRLVNLTETTITSGDDEGYIKVWDTRQHVCCNSFHAHEDYISDIAFVPGTMQLLGTSGDGTLSVCSLRKNKVQSQSEFSEDELLSLVIMKNGRKVICGTQTGALLLYSWGHFKDCSDRFLGHPMSVDTLLKLDEDTLISGSEDGVIRLVGILPNRIIQPLAEHSEYPIERLAFSNDRKFLGSISHDQMLKLWDLQELLDGHQGAPAPDGQLIESDSDDDEMDVDIKPFKPTKEPKRKKADKGQTSNTAFSDFFADL, via the exons ATGGAGATTAATCTGGGAAAACTTCCGTTCGATCTCGATTTCCACCCTTCCTCTCCTCTGGTGGCTTCCGGTCTTATCAATGGGGACCTCCACTT GTACCGTTATGCCGCCGATTCGCAGCCGCAAAG GTTATTGGAAATTAATGCCCATGTTGAGTCTTGTAGAGCAGTTCGTTTTGTCGATTCGGGGCGCG TAATTCTGACGGGTTCCCCGGATTGCTCGATTCTTGCCACGGATGTGGAGACTGGAACTGCCATTGCACGTCTAGAAGATGCTCATGG GGATGCAGTGAACCGCCTGGTCAATTTGACAGAGACGACAATTACATCTGGAGACGATGAAGGGTACATAAAG GTGTGGGACACCAGACAACATGTTTGTTGCAATTCCTTTCATGCCCATGAAGACTATATCTCTGATATAGCTTTCGTGCCTGGTACTATGCAACTTCTAGGAACAAG TGGGGATGGAACTCTATCTGTTTGCAGTCTTAGGAAAAATAAG GTGCAATCCCAGTCTGAATTTTCGGAAGATGAGTTGCTGTCTTTAGTCATAATGAAG AATGGCCGGAAAGTTATTTGTGGAACTCAGACTGGAGCTCTGTTGCTATATTCTTGGGGCCATTTCAAGGATTGCAG CGACCGTTTTCTTGGGCACCCTATGTCAGTTGATACATTATTGAAG CTTGATGAAGATACCCTTATTTCTGGATCAGAAGATGGAGTGATCAG GTTGGTGGGCATTTTACCAAATAGAATAATTCAGCCACTTGCCGAGCACTCAGAATACCCTATCGAACGCCTTG CTTTctcaaatgatagaaaattcCTTGGCAGCATTTCCCATGATCAAATGTTAAAG CTTTGGGACTTGCAAGAGCTTTTGGATGGTCATCAGGGAGCCCCAGCACCAGATGGTCAGTTGATTGAATCAGATAGTGATGACGATGAAATGGATGTGGACATAAAGCCTTTTAAGCCCACTAAAG AACCAAAGAGAAAGAAGGCTGACAAGGGTCAGACCTCAAATACCGCATTTTCAGATTTCTTTGCAGACTTATAG
- the LOC103705064 gene encoding basic leucine zipper 23-like isoform X1 has protein sequence MGGTLGTLRATDAVRMDDGGGADLSSLLLLPNPEMTNSFDEYLRKTRTCTHTHTCNSPGPAAATHTHTCYHTHTRMFPTAGGEEEQKKSQKPLGNREAVRKYRQKKKAHAAYLEEEVKKLRLVNQQLLRRLQGQAALEAEVVRLRSLLVDLRAKIDAELGTSPFRKQCNGAGLRCDNTAQCFGGNGEVVSWEGSCGPAVVDGQIDLNGDIGQNLEIAKAVNSFDVMGSLFSSASQAE, from the exons ATGGGAGGTACTCTTGGCACTCTGAG AGCAACGGATGCAGTAAGGATGGATGATGGAGGAGGAGCAGACCTTTCTAGCCTCCTCCTGTTGCCGAACCCTGAGATGACGAACAGCTTTGATGAGTACTTGAGGAAAACGAGGACATGCACCCACACCCACACCTGTAATTCTCCAGGACCTGCAGCTGCCACACATACCCATACATGTTACCACACGCATACCCGAATGTTTCCcacggccggaggagaagaagagcagAAGAAATCACAGAAGCCACTGGGGAACAGAGAGGCTGTTCGAAAGTATCGGCAAAAGAAGAAGGCCCATGCAGCTTATTTGGAGGAGGAGGTTAAGAAATTGCGCCTTGTGAACCAGCAGCTCTTGAGGCGATTGCAGGGGCAAGCAGCACTTGAGGCTGAAGTGGTTAGGTTGAGAAGCCTTCTGGTGGATCTCCGAGCGAAAATTGATGCTGAATTGGGGACTTCTCCGTTCCGGAAGCAATGCAACGGTGCTGGTTTAAGGTGTGATAACACTGCACAATGTTTTGGTGGTAATGGGGAGGTGGTCAGTTGGGAAGGGAGCTGTGGACCTGCAGTTGTGGATGGTCAGATTGACCTGAATGGGGATATCGGGCAGAACTTGGAAATTGCTAAAGCTGTGAATTCATTTGATGTTATGGGGagtttgttttcatctgcttccCAAGCTGAGTGA
- the LOC103705064 gene encoding basic leucine zipper 23-like isoform X2, whose product MDDGGGADLSSLLLLPNPEMTNSFDEYLRKTRTCTHTHTCNSPGPAAATHTHTCYHTHTRMFPTAGGEEEQKKSQKPLGNREAVRKYRQKKKAHAAYLEEEVKKLRLVNQQLLRRLQGQAALEAEVVRLRSLLVDLRAKIDAELGTSPFRKQCNGAGLRCDNTAQCFGGNGEVVSWEGSCGPAVVDGQIDLNGDIGQNLEIAKAVNSFDVMGSLFSSASQAE is encoded by the coding sequence ATGGATGATGGAGGAGGAGCAGACCTTTCTAGCCTCCTCCTGTTGCCGAACCCTGAGATGACGAACAGCTTTGATGAGTACTTGAGGAAAACGAGGACATGCACCCACACCCACACCTGTAATTCTCCAGGACCTGCAGCTGCCACACATACCCATACATGTTACCACACGCATACCCGAATGTTTCCcacggccggaggagaagaagagcagAAGAAATCACAGAAGCCACTGGGGAACAGAGAGGCTGTTCGAAAGTATCGGCAAAAGAAGAAGGCCCATGCAGCTTATTTGGAGGAGGAGGTTAAGAAATTGCGCCTTGTGAACCAGCAGCTCTTGAGGCGATTGCAGGGGCAAGCAGCACTTGAGGCTGAAGTGGTTAGGTTGAGAAGCCTTCTGGTGGATCTCCGAGCGAAAATTGATGCTGAATTGGGGACTTCTCCGTTCCGGAAGCAATGCAACGGTGCTGGTTTAAGGTGTGATAACACTGCACAATGTTTTGGTGGTAATGGGGAGGTGGTCAGTTGGGAAGGGAGCTGTGGACCTGCAGTTGTGGATGGTCAGATTGACCTGAATGGGGATATCGGGCAGAACTTGGAAATTGCTAAAGCTGTGAATTCATTTGATGTTATGGGGagtttgttttcatctgcttccCAAGCTGAGTGA